Proteins encoded in a region of the Streptomyces sp. NBC_00310 genome:
- a CDS encoding ATP-binding protein, giving the protein MLDRWPFRRKLNVLVSAPVLVVGLLLGAGVVDQVDRARDAGRIADLVRDSEQVARLINDVQAEHRQALVLSVRYESARPGAALPSPTDYRRAQEDTDAQVAAVRSAFGSNLPAEETQALEYIDSLAVLRDKLGRGYVPAANIDPAYASAVDYLIDGIGLDRFSGTSSSSVTTLLDTVLRADSAHAAYESAVFSAQTRDANALTEYTRAVGAHALFDHQSDRFSRIATPDQVLSLSGIERSAEESGIESQFAELQIDPSSLQNQTPEQLRKEIAAGAQQAETRLGITRSLIRQIAAQADSTSASALREALVLLGLALLGFAAWLAFSILVRRSVVRPLAALTGAAQQVVDVAGEELARVADDEAADSTPLRPRAIPVPVRDEIGELAEAFNQVQVTAAALLERQVLSRRNIAEMFGNVGRRVSNLTSRQLLLIDTAEREETDPDLLEQLYRIDHIAVRLQRNADSLMLLAGIRETGVEARPTPLADVIRAGLGRIEGFQRVSLRAEADVTIAPDIIGDLTLMLAELLENAVAFSPSHTPVEVAVRPGTDVTSDGGALVEVIDHGLGMSAERLAEENARLIRRERLDVVPTRVLGLFVVGTIARRWGIRVMLSRTPGGGVTGTVWIPSALLLTMSSVDPVPPRATGPTGTVAAFPTRAVAGHEQEAVALVSTPKATPPAAEPLIDATRAHTDVTSAHTAHEDAADDEQGPGSVSTGTDHPDPNPNGDHPAPAPNPNGDHPDPAPAPNDDHPDPDEHGNGIREPKPARAALATEGRPTTPSPQGLPRRVPARTRTTADGVAHAEESATDASRPLRRRVRGATLARTSPPADRGNPAVRPPVDADAVRAELDDFEAAVRRAEQDSALSRTESAPSAHQETQKESGSDHVDR; this is encoded by the coding sequence GTGCTCGACCGATGGCCGTTCCGGCGGAAGCTCAACGTCCTGGTGAGCGCACCCGTCCTGGTTGTCGGCCTGCTGCTCGGCGCCGGTGTCGTCGACCAGGTGGACCGGGCCCGGGACGCCGGCCGGATCGCTGATCTCGTACGCGACAGCGAGCAGGTCGCGAGGCTCATCAACGACGTACAGGCCGAACACCGGCAGGCGCTCGTGCTGTCGGTGCGGTACGAGTCGGCCCGCCCCGGAGCCGCGCTGCCCTCGCCCACCGACTACCGCCGGGCGCAAGAGGACACCGACGCTCAGGTCGCCGCCGTGCGTTCGGCGTTCGGGTCGAACCTGCCGGCCGAGGAGACGCAGGCCCTTGAGTACATCGACAGTCTCGCCGTCCTGCGCGACAAACTCGGACGGGGCTATGTCCCGGCCGCCAACATCGACCCCGCGTACGCCTCCGCGGTCGACTATCTGATCGACGGCATCGGCCTCGACCGCTTCTCCGGCACCTCGTCGTCCTCGGTCACCACGCTGCTCGACACGGTGTTGCGCGCCGACTCCGCCCACGCCGCCTATGAGAGCGCGGTGTTCTCCGCGCAGACCCGTGACGCCAACGCTCTCACCGAGTACACCCGCGCGGTCGGCGCCCACGCGCTCTTCGACCACCAGTCGGACCGGTTCAGCCGGATCGCCACACCGGACCAGGTCCTGAGCCTCAGCGGCATCGAGCGCAGTGCCGAGGAGAGCGGCATCGAGTCCCAGTTCGCGGAGCTGCAGATCGATCCGAGTTCCCTTCAGAACCAGACACCGGAGCAACTGCGCAAGGAGATCGCCGCCGGGGCACAGCAGGCCGAAACCCGCCTCGGCATCACCCGGTCGCTGATCCGTCAGATCGCCGCCCAGGCCGACTCCACCTCCGCGAGCGCCCTGCGGGAGGCGCTGGTGCTGCTCGGCCTGGCCCTGCTCGGCTTCGCCGCCTGGCTGGCCTTCTCCATCCTGGTGCGGCGCTCGGTCGTACGCCCGCTGGCGGCACTCACCGGCGCCGCCCAGCAGGTCGTCGACGTGGCGGGGGAGGAACTGGCCCGCGTCGCCGACGACGAGGCCGCCGACAGCACCCCGCTGCGTCCGCGGGCGATCCCGGTCCCGGTACGTGACGAGATCGGTGAGTTGGCCGAGGCGTTCAACCAGGTGCAGGTCACCGCGGCCGCGCTGCTGGAGCGGCAGGTGCTGAGCCGTCGGAACATCGCCGAGATGTTCGGCAACGTCGGCCGAAGAGTCAGCAACCTGACATCACGTCAGCTCCTGCTGATCGACACCGCCGAACGCGAGGAGACCGATCCCGACCTCCTCGAACAGCTCTACCGCATCGACCACATCGCCGTACGCCTCCAGCGCAACGCCGACAGCCTGATGCTGCTCGCCGGCATCCGGGAGACCGGTGTCGAGGCCCGGCCGACCCCCCTGGCCGACGTCATCCGCGCGGGGCTCGGCCGGATCGAGGGATTCCAGCGGGTGTCGCTGCGGGCCGAGGCGGACGTCACCATCGCCCCCGACATCATCGGCGACCTCACCCTGATGCTCGCCGAACTGCTGGAGAACGCGGTCGCTTTCTCCCCGTCCCATACGCCCGTCGAGGTGGCCGTCCGCCCCGGCACCGACGTCACGTCGGACGGCGGTGCGCTGGTCGAGGTCATCGACCACGGCCTCGGGATGAGCGCGGAACGCCTCGCCGAGGAGAACGCCCGCCTCATCCGCCGGGAACGGCTCGACGTCGTACCGACCCGGGTGCTCGGTCTCTTCGTCGTCGGCACCATCGCCCGGCGCTGGGGCATACGGGTGATGCTGAGCCGCACGCCGGGCGGCGGGGTCACCGGGACCGTCTGGATTCCCTCCGCTCTCCTGTTGACCATGAGCTCTGTGGACCCCGTCCCGCCCCGGGCCACGGGCCCGACCGGGACCGTGGCGGCGTTCCCGACGAGAGCCGTAGCGGGGCACGAGCAGGAGGCCGTCGCACTCGTGAGCACACCGAAGGCGACGCCGCCCGCGGCGGAGCCACTGATCGACGCGACGCGAGCGCACACGGACGTGACCTCGGCGCACACGGCTCACGAGGACGCGGCGGACGACGAGCAGGGCCCGGGAAGCGTCAGCACCGGAACCGATCACCCGGACCCGAACCCGAACGGCGATCACCCGGCCCCGGCCCCGAACCCGAACGGCGATCACCCGGACCCGGCCCCGGCCCCGAACGACGATCACCCGGACCCGGACGAACACGGCAACGGAATCCGGGAACCCAAGCCCGCACGGGCGGCCCTCGCCACCGAAGGGCGGCCGACGACTCCGTCGCCGCAGGGCCTCCCCCGACGCGTCCCGGCCCGCACCCGCACCACCGCGGACGGGGTCGCCCACGCCGAGGAGTCCGCGACGGATGCTTCCCGACCGCTGCGCAGGCGGGTACGTGGCGCGACGCTCGCCAGGACCAGCCCACCGGCCGACCGGGGGAATCCGGCCGTACGGCCCCCCGTCGACGCCGACGCGGTCCGCGCGGAGCTCGACGACTTCGAGGCCGCCGTACGCAGGGCGGAGCAGGACAGCGCCCTGAGCAGGACGGAGTCGGCACCATCAGCGCACCAGGAAACCCAGAAGGAGTCGGGCAGTGACCACGTCGACAGGTGA
- a CDS encoding ArsI/CadI family heavy metal resistance metalloenzyme — protein MTSRVQLALRVPDLDASIAFYTKLFGTEPAKLRDGYANFAITEPPLKLVLIEGTPDEATRMDHLGVEVATTEAVHAATARLGEAGLATDVENDTTCCYALQDKVWVHGPGREPWEVYVVKADADSLAKQQGSTCCTGTADSGTADSGTAGSGTGTGAQEPVPAGGCC, from the coding sequence ATGACATCCCGCGTACAGCTCGCCCTCCGCGTCCCCGACCTCGACGCGTCCATCGCCTTCTACACGAAGCTCTTCGGCACCGAACCGGCCAAACTCCGCGACGGGTACGCCAACTTCGCCATCACCGAGCCCCCGCTCAAGCTCGTCCTCATCGAAGGCACCCCGGACGAGGCGACCCGCATGGACCACCTCGGGGTGGAGGTCGCGACGACCGAAGCGGTCCACGCCGCCACCGCCCGCCTGGGCGAGGCCGGCCTGGCCACCGACGTGGAGAACGACACCACCTGTTGCTACGCCCTCCAGGACAAGGTCTGGGTCCACGGCCCCGGCCGGGAACCCTGGGAGGTGTACGTCGTCAAGGCCGACGCCGACTCCCTCGCCAAGCAGCAGGGCAGCACCTGCTGCACCGGCACGGCGGACTCCGGCACGGCGGACTCCGGCACGGCCGGGTCGGGCACGGGCACCGGCGCGCAGGAACCGGTTCCCGCGGGCGGCTGCTGCTGA
- a CDS encoding DUF742 domain-containing protein produces the protein MAVGGPAPHDAAGVVGNSPEHSAAAAAAGNSPEHAPEPVGRAPAIRPFLLTAGRVSGGGTGLPIPIETQVVSTSAGLSVLHTLTFEHRDIIAACRQPQSAAELAARLRLHLNVVRVLAEDLCAAGHLAIHRPNAGAAQDLSVLRRVIDGLRAVPDSRGTLRDSG, from the coding sequence ATGGCCGTCGGTGGACCAGCACCACACGATGCGGCAGGAGTTGTCGGTAACTCGCCGGAGCATTCAGCGGCAGCGGCGGCCGCCGGCAACTCACCGGAGCATGCACCGGAGCCGGTCGGGCGCGCCCCCGCCATCCGTCCGTTCCTGCTGACCGCCGGCCGGGTGTCGGGGGGTGGCACCGGGCTGCCCATCCCCATCGAGACCCAGGTCGTGTCGACGTCGGCCGGGCTGTCCGTCCTGCACACGCTCACCTTCGAGCACCGCGACATCATCGCCGCCTGCCGGCAGCCCCAGTCCGCGGCGGAACTCGCCGCCCGGCTGCGGTTGCACCTCAACGTCGTCCGCGTGCTGGCCGAGGACCTGTGTGCCGCCGGGCATCTGGCGATCCACAGGCCGAACGCCGGAGCGGCCCAGGATCTCTCCGTACTGCGAAGGGTTATCGATGGTCTCCGCGCCGTCCCCGATTCACGGGGCACACTCCGTGACTCCGGTTGA
- a CDS encoding roadblock/LC7 domain-containing protein codes for MTTSTGDSSSEQAIPTDLRTAAADFTWLLDRFASDTAGVVDAIAVSSDGLLIAASRLRDHADSERLAAIVSGMTSLAAGASGNYGLGGLNKVIIDLEGGHVLVSAIGCGAVLGVVTSKEAKLGNIAYEMTLFANRAGAALTPQLVLELKKSVGATPAG; via the coding sequence GTGACCACGTCGACAGGTGACAGCAGTTCCGAACAGGCGATACCCACCGATCTGCGAACCGCCGCGGCCGATTTCACCTGGCTCCTCGACCGGTTCGCCTCGGACACGGCCGGCGTCGTCGACGCCATCGCGGTGTCGTCCGACGGCCTGCTGATCGCAGCCTCCCGGCTACGCGACCATGCCGACTCCGAGCGCCTCGCCGCGATCGTGTCCGGCATGACGAGCCTCGCCGCGGGCGCCTCCGGCAACTACGGCCTGGGCGGCCTCAACAAGGTCATCATCGATCTGGAGGGCGGCCACGTGCTGGTGTCGGCCATCGGCTGCGGCGCGGTCCTCGGCGTGGTGACCTCGAAGGAGGCGAAGCTCGGCAACATCGCCTACGAGATGACCCTCTTCGCCAACCGGGCCGGGGCCGCGCTCACCCCCCAACTGGTGCTGGAGCTGAAGAAGAGCGTCGGTGCCACGCCGGCCGGCTGA
- a CDS encoding GTP-binding protein codes for MVSAPSPIHGAHSVTPVEQPPLPVKLVIAGGFGVGKTTAVGAISDIRPLTTEAAITEVAAGVDDLTHTPGKTTTTVAMDFGCITIDPTLKLYLFGTPGQDRFGFMWDDLVEGALGGLVIVDTRRLDDCYAAVDYFEHKELPFAVAVNAFDGEVGHDLDEVRWALDIPEHVPLIVFDARRTGSVRDALLVVLDIALSRAQDAAAT; via the coding sequence ATGGTCTCCGCGCCGTCCCCGATTCACGGGGCACACTCCGTGACTCCGGTTGAACAGCCGCCGCTGCCGGTCAAGTTGGTCATCGCCGGTGGCTTCGGGGTCGGCAAGACCACGGCCGTGGGCGCGATCTCCGACATACGACCGCTGACCACGGAGGCCGCGATCACCGAGGTCGCGGCCGGCGTGGACGATCTCACGCACACCCCGGGCAAGACCACCACCACGGTCGCCATGGACTTCGGCTGCATCACCATCGACCCGACGCTGAAGCTGTACCTGTTCGGCACACCGGGCCAGGACCGGTTCGGCTTCATGTGGGACGACCTGGTCGAGGGCGCCCTCGGCGGTCTGGTGATCGTCGACACCCGCCGTCTGGACGACTGCTATGCGGCGGTGGACTACTTCGAGCACAAGGAGCTCCCGTTCGCGGTCGCCGTCAACGCGTTCGACGGGGAGGTCGGGCACGATCTGGACGAGGTGCGGTGGGCACTGGACATCCCGGAGCACGTACCGCTGATCGTCTTCGACGCACGAAGGACCGGCTCGGTCCGGGACGCGCTGCTGGTGGTACTCGACATCGCCCTGTCCCGCGCCCAGGACGCGGCGGCCACCTGA